In one window of Cytophagaceae bacterium ABcell3 DNA:
- a CDS encoding PorP/SprF family type IX secretion system membrane protein: MKPFLTVALLAIAFSSYAQQYYSFSQYMYNPLAINPAFAGYYQVPEATFSARSQLSGIDGAGSSVALTGHGKGPGQNTGLGALASNDRIGVSNVTSFQGVYSYQLVSKNKNSYTSWGYVPEMLSFGLSAGVTRYYENLTSLNIDNDPNFAANVNRFLPTFGFGVFYSKDPFYIGASIPQLMNNFGADNINLNRHIFLNSGVHLETSAFTKLHLNTLVKYVYGAPAQADFNAVMTFHDTFKFGLGYRTVSLVNFMTGLDISKSFRMAYFYDIPLGTSRNIAFSIHEIMINYRFF, translated from the coding sequence ATGAAGCCCTTTTTAACTGTTGCATTATTGGCAATAGCATTTTCTAGCTATGCGCAACAGTACTACTCTTTTAGCCAATATATGTACAATCCATTGGCTATTAACCCTGCATTTGCGGGATATTATCAGGTGCCGGAGGCTACCTTTTCTGCCCGGAGCCAATTAAGCGGAATAGATGGGGCTGGTAGCAGCGTAGCTTTAACCGGACATGGTAAAGGTCCTGGGCAAAATACCGGACTGGGTGCCTTAGCAAGTAATGACAGAATTGGTGTAAGCAATGTGACCTCTTTTCAAGGAGTGTATTCGTATCAGCTGGTTTCGAAAAACAAAAACTCCTATACCTCATGGGGCTATGTGCCTGAAATGCTCTCGTTTGGACTTAGTGCTGGAGTTACTAGATACTATGAGAATCTTACAAGCTTGAACATTGATAATGATCCTAATTTTGCTGCTAATGTGAATAGGTTTCTTCCTACGTTCGGTTTCGGTGTTTTCTATAGTAAAGATCCTTTCTATATAGGTGCTTCTATCCCTCAACTGATGAACAACTTTGGGGCTGACAACATAAATTTGAACAGGCATATTTTTTTGAATAGTGGCGTTCATCTGGAGACCAGTGCCTTTACAAAATTGCACCTCAATACCCTTGTCAAGTATGTATATGGTGCACCAGCCCAAGCAGATTTCAACGCTGTTATGACCTTTCATGATACATTCAAATTTGGGCTAGGCTATCGAACCGTCTCCCTAGTCAATTTTATGACCGGGCTGGATATTTCTAAAAGTTTTCGGATGGCTTATTTTTACGATATCCCTCTCGGAACAAGCCGAAATATTGCCTTTAGCATTCATGAAATCATGATAAACTACAGGTTTTTTTAA